The Deinococcus wulumuqiensis R12 genome has a window encoding:
- a CDS encoding DUF4388 domain-containing protein: MGAVSLVHPDSPLRGDLHDLPLPGLLDLLHDTRQTGVLRVEAAVNGRPLPFQVSLVRGEVTGGAVVDWSGMDALMSCPPEPQRGRFEFVVRPQGGTPPLPYAQFVAEWARISDEWRRICAVIGSPSRRWQAALPGFEHPEGRSVRAALPQSGQTLPSLAGALAQAVLGGQARPIGRFAWFGLRLDRAAPHLTGHPVARWIDGQRDLGALADLTTTGAARAYLLAELEAGLRFPGCGWVWRDLLWETETLDEPG; encoded by the coding sequence ATGGGTGCCGTGAGCCTCGTCCACCCCGATTCGCCCCTGCGAGGAGACCTCCACGACCTGCCACTGCCTGGCCTGCTGGACCTGCTGCATGACACCCGCCAGACCGGGGTGCTGCGGGTCGAGGCGGCGGTAAACGGTCGGCCGCTGCCGTTTCAGGTGTCGCTGGTGCGCGGCGAGGTGACGGGGGGCGCCGTCGTCGACTGGTCGGGCATGGACGCGCTGATGAGCTGCCCGCCGGAACCGCAGCGGGGAAGGTTCGAATTCGTGGTGCGGCCCCAGGGCGGAACACCTCCGCTGCCCTACGCGCAGTTCGTGGCCGAATGGGCGCGGATCAGCGACGAGTGGCGCCGCATCTGCGCCGTGATCGGCAGTCCCAGCCGTCGCTGGCAGGCAGCGCTGCCGGGCTTCGAGCACCCGGAGGGACGCAGCGTCCGCGCCGCGTTGCCCCAGAGCGGCCAGACACTGCCCAGCCTTGCGGGGGCGCTGGCTCAGGCGGTCCTGGGCGGGCAGGCCAGGCCCATCGGACGTTTTGCCTGGTTCGGGCTGCGGCTGGACAGGGCCGCCCCGCACCTGACCGGGCACCCCGTGGCCCGGTGGATCGACGGGCAGCGTGACCTCGGGGCGCTGGCCGACCTCACGACCACCGGCGCGGCGCGGGCCTACCTGCTGGCCGAACTCGAAGCGGGACTGCGGTTTCCAGGCTGCGGCTGGGTCTGGCGTGACCTGCTGTGGGAAACGGAAACTCTGGACGAGCCGGGTTGA
- a CDS encoding YkoP family protein, with protein MSRFACPPLLHGPWTRALWSPLLRAGAFGALRGGHPGYPALGVTVPVPTPAELGLALERLTGTGAHVTLLCPPALARTAPDLLRAATRAGHEIAGDGLTRGAGELALLQTVAGQQVTAWRLRPSERNGAALRTLAAWDIHPLPPALPAPEPGGTAEVSPADLRVRLDDWRARGYRPVPVRELPGLRTATPADLAQHVYMRLVEDRFSAQSHLIDLTQRADGVMRIAPLDHAPPPLPFPPRTPTAELHLHSPRVVGLAARSPLTAYRAHTRSWGDVARALQTRPELARAQVVFGVTLLFGPLEKAGFTVAELPPLQAHWYGLGFRLLRLAYGTARPPSEGLPKMAWMTREAFLARHGGAGTESGTGPGD; from the coding sequence GTGAGCCGTTTTGCCTGCCCCCCCCTTCTGCACGGGCCATGGACCCGCGCTCTGTGGTCGCCCCTGCTGCGGGCCGGGGCCTTCGGAGCGCTGCGCGGCGGGCACCCCGGATATCCGGCGCTGGGCGTCACGGTGCCGGTCCCCACCCCCGCCGAGCTGGGGCTGGCTCTGGAGCGGTTGACCGGCACCGGCGCCCACGTCACCCTGCTTTGCCCGCCCGCCCTGGCACGCACCGCACCCGACCTCCTGCGGGCCGCCACCCGTGCCGGACACGAAATTGCGGGCGACGGCCTGACCAGGGGAGCGGGCGAACTGGCCCTGTTGCAGACCGTCGCCGGGCAACAGGTCACGGCGTGGCGGCTGCGGCCCAGCGAGCGAAACGGGGCGGCCCTGCGCACCCTGGCGGCCTGGGACATCCACCCCCTGCCCCCCGCGCTGCCTGCGCCCGAACCCGGCGGCACCGCCGAAGTCTCCCCCGCCGACCTTCGGGTTCGGCTGGACGACTGGCGGGCGCGGGGCTACCGCCCGGTGCCGGTGCGCGAGTTGCCGGGGCTGCGGACGGCGACCCCCGCTGACCTCGCACAGCACGTCTACATGCGGCTGGTCGAGGACCGTTTCAGCGCCCAGAGCCACCTCATCGACCTGACGCAGCGGGCCGACGGGGTGATGCGGATTGCGCCCCTGGACCACGCGCCGCCGCCGCTGCCTTTTCCGCCCCGCACCCCCACCGCCGAGCTGCACCTGCACTCGCCCCGGGTGGTGGGCCTCGCCGCCCGCAGCCCACTGACCGCCTACCGCGCCCACACCCGCAGCTGGGGCGACGTGGCCCGCGCCCTGCAAACCCGCCCCGAACTGGCCCGGGCCCAGGTCGTCTTCGGCGTGACACTCTTGTTCGGGCCGCTGGAAAAGGCGGGCTTTACCGTGGCCGAGTTGCCGCCCCTTCAGGCCCACTGGTACGGCCTGGGCTTCCGGCTGCTGCGGCTGGCCTACGGCACCGCCCGCCCGCCCAGCGAGGGCCTGCCCAAAATGGCCTGGATGACCCGCGAGGCGTTTCTGGCCCGGCACGGCGGGGCGGGAACAGAGAGCGGGACAGGGCCAGGGGACTGA
- a CDS encoding GAF domain-containing protein, translating to MVALPPALAQASTVPAFGTLLAAYACEQTGAHGARVWAASAGELHEVACEGRGLALSDGSLARRALDGGSVQAAGMLSALPFGCGVLELVGASEEGQTQLLGLAPLLALALEGVQAREARRGRGRIAETVESLVRRLAGSLDLGVVLRGTAETAAQALGFGRAFVGLFSEYGEGRARTGEVFTFGFDGPFTGGIGVGPVTFEKLVRRGETIRFERARDEHTPLARSLSELSPEAAVIAPLSARGRPLGLLYVDSRTPGAAASDDDARLVLALAEQASLAIDNARLYAIETRKREAAEALREAGAVLAGSLHLSDTLPRVLEGAQALFQADAAAVYEQQADGRTLNITSALGLSSEYVLRVRAKFGAGVTGQAAARREAVVARDLPREGWGGGSRYTRGLLARGEYPYRGVLGLPLLTRGGLFGVLTLYWKAELPLDSDELALASVFAAQASLAIENARLYEEELRREREAAVLLGVGQLLSEDRSDPERRQQALAEAVRLCALALGAGRGLLVLNGEDGGLRCAAYNLHPPSPEELAHLAGQLGRGPRPLTRRVCLPTAGSALIVPLVGGEDGSEVLGFLYADDPDTVPPGDRVLGLARSVADQLALTLTRERLLTALRREEARYRQLAEGAHDLILSADAAGQVTYANPAACRLLEPLTGPLTGAPLLSLPTPDTRETLRLAWDMALAHPAGGRAEITVAGFRLEVRLSAVQANGAGGVLLVARDLSELQTLADEIARRGQALEAATSRQSELRSYLALFTQAQEEERRRISRELHDDTAQVLIATTRRVTRLARELSGPQRERADDIRADLDTAIESVRRFARNLRPSVLDDLGLLPALEWLASQAQTAARLEVSGPERRLSPAAELTVFRLAQEALSNVDKHAQAASAALRITFGESAVRLSVSDDGQGFTPDQAEARAQAGHLGLLGLRERVALAGGQLTVDSAPGRGTTLVFELPG from the coding sequence ATGGTCGCCCTGCCCCCTGCCCTTGCCCAGGCGAGCACCGTGCCCGCGTTCGGGACGCTGCTGGCCGCCTACGCCTGTGAGCAGACCGGCGCCCACGGCGCGCGGGTGTGGGCCGCGTCTGCGGGCGAACTGCACGAGGTCGCCTGTGAGGGCCGGGGCCTGGCCCTGAGTGACGGCAGTCTGGCGCGGCGGGCGCTCGACGGGGGCAGTGTGCAGGCGGCGGGCATGCTCAGCGCCCTGCCGTTCGGCTGCGGGGTGCTGGAACTGGTGGGGGCGAGCGAGGAAGGGCAGACGCAGCTTCTGGGCCTCGCGCCGCTGCTGGCGCTGGCGCTGGAAGGGGTGCAGGCGCGGGAAGCGCGGCGGGGGCGGGGCCGGATTGCCGAGACGGTGGAGAGTCTGGTGCGGCGGCTGGCGGGCAGCCTCGACCTCGGGGTGGTGCTGCGCGGAACGGCGGAAACGGCGGCGCAGGCCCTGGGCTTTGGCCGCGCCTTCGTGGGGCTGTTCAGCGAGTACGGCGAAGGCCGGGCGCGCACGGGCGAAGTCTTTACCTTCGGCTTCGACGGGCCGTTTACCGGCGGCATCGGCGTGGGGCCGGTCACCTTCGAGAAGCTGGTGCGGCGGGGCGAAACCATCCGGTTCGAGCGGGCGCGGGACGAACATACCCCGCTGGCCCGCAGCCTGAGCGAACTCAGCCCCGAGGCCGCCGTGATCGCCCCGCTGAGTGCGCGGGGGCGCCCGCTGGGGCTGCTGTACGTGGACAGCCGCACGCCCGGCGCGGCGGCCAGCGACGACGACGCGAGGCTCGTGCTGGCGCTGGCCGAGCAGGCGAGTCTGGCCATCGACAATGCGCGGCTCTACGCCATCGAAACCCGCAAGCGCGAGGCCGCCGAGGCGCTGCGCGAGGCGGGAGCGGTCCTGGCGGGCAGCCTGCACCTGTCCGACACCCTGCCGCGCGTGCTGGAAGGAGCGCAGGCCCTGTTTCAGGCCGACGCCGCCGCCGTGTACGAGCAGCAGGCCGATGGCCGGACCCTGAACATCACCTCGGCGCTGGGGCTGAGCAGCGAGTACGTGCTGCGGGTGCGGGCCAAGTTCGGGGCGGGCGTGACCGGGCAGGCCGCCGCCCGGCGCGAGGCCGTGGTCGCCCGTGACCTCCCGCGTGAGGGCTGGGGCGGAGGCAGCCGCTACACGCGCGGCCTGCTCGCGCGGGGCGAGTACCCCTACCGGGGCGTGCTGGGGCTGCCGCTGCTCACCCGGGGCGGGCTGTTCGGAGTGCTGACCCTGTACTGGAAAGCCGAATTGCCGCTCGACAGCGACGAACTCGCGCTCGCCAGCGTGTTCGCCGCGCAGGCGAGTCTGGCCATCGAAAACGCCCGGCTGTACGAAGAAGAGCTGCGCCGTGAGCGCGAAGCCGCCGTGCTGCTGGGGGTGGGGCAACTGCTCAGCGAGGACCGGAGCGACCCCGAGCGCCGGCAACAGGCGCTGGCCGAAGCGGTGCGGCTTTGCGCCCTCGCGCTGGGCGCCGGGCGCGGCCTGCTGGTGCTGAACGGCGAGGACGGGGGGCTGCGCTGCGCGGCCTACAACCTGCACCCCCCGTCGCCCGAGGAACTCGCGCACCTCGCCGGGCAACTGGGCCGGGGGCCGCGCCCGCTGACGCGCCGGGTCTGCCTGCCCACCGCCGGAAGCGCCCTGATCGTGCCCCTGGTCGGCGGCGAGGACGGCAGCGAGGTGCTGGGCTTTCTCTACGCCGATGACCCGGATACGGTTCCGCCCGGGGACCGGGTGCTGGGCCTGGCCCGCTCGGTGGCCGACCAACTCGCCCTGACACTGACCCGCGAGCGGCTGCTCACGGCGCTGCGGCGCGAGGAAGCCCGTTACCGGCAGCTGGCCGAGGGCGCCCACGACCTGATTCTGAGTGCGGACGCGGCGGGACAGGTCACCTACGCCAACCCCGCCGCCTGCCGCCTGCTCGAACCGCTGACCGGCCCGCTGACCGGAGCGCCGCTGCTCTCGTTGCCCACGCCGGACACCCGTGAGACGCTGCGCCTGGCCTGGGACATGGCGCTGGCCCATCCCGCCGGGGGCCGCGCCGAGATCACGGTGGCGGGGTTTCGACTCGAAGTGCGCCTGAGCGCGGTGCAGGCAAACGGTGCGGGCGGCGTGCTGCTGGTCGCCCGTGACCTCTCCGAATTGCAGACGCTGGCCGACGAGATCGCCCGGCGCGGGCAGGCGCTGGAAGCCGCCACCAGCCGCCAGAGCGAACTGCGCAGTTACCTCGCCCTGTTTACCCAGGCGCAGGAGGAGGAGCGGCGGCGCATCAGCCGCGAGCTGCACGACGACACCGCGCAGGTGCTGATCGCCACCACCCGCCGGGTCACCCGACTGGCGCGTGAGCTGAGTGGCCCGCAGCGTGAGCGGGCCGACGACATCCGCGCCGACCTCGACACTGCCATCGAGAGCGTGCGGCGCTTTGCCCGCAACCTGCGGCCCTCGGTGCTCGACGACCTGGGGCTGCTTCCGGCGCTGGAATGGCTGGCGTCGCAGGCGCAAACTGCTGCCCGGCTGGAGGTCAGCGGCCCCGAGCGCCGATTGTCGCCCGCCGCTGAGCTGACCGTGTTCCGGCTGGCCCAGGAAGCCCTGAGCAACGTGGACAAGCACGCCCAGGCCGCCAGCGCCGCGCTGCGCATCACCTTCGGGGAGAGCGCCGTGCGCCTGAGTGTCAGCGACGACGGCCAGGGCTTTACCCCGGACCAGGCCGAGGCCCGCGCCCAGGCCGGGCACCTGGGGCTGCTGGGCCTGCGCGAACGGGTGGCGCTGGCCGGCGGGCAACTCACGGTGGACAGCGCCCCCGGACGGGGAACGACCCTGGTGTTCGAGCTGCCGGGCTGA
- a CDS encoding pilus assembly FimT family protein, with the protein MRWHQGGLTLIELLVVLAIIGILMGIFGWNMIRSIRAAELREAAAQVAVDLRQARSLAQRSSSDIVLVLPGSAGANTYKVDTNVKSIPYGVRLICRSNCGTSTTTNVTYQAPYGELGAIGSIYIVRSPMSGIGDYEIRIVGVTGKIILAKAGG; encoded by the coding sequence ATGAGGTGGCACCAAGGGGGACTTACCCTTATCGAACTGCTCGTGGTACTGGCGATCATCGGCATTCTGATGGGCATTTTTGGGTGGAATATGATACGCAGCATCAGAGCCGCCGAACTGCGGGAAGCGGCAGCCCAGGTGGCTGTAGATCTGCGTCAGGCGCGTTCGCTGGCGCAACGCAGCAGCAGCGACATCGTTCTCGTGCTTCCAGGAAGCGCAGGGGCAAACACTTACAAGGTGGATACCAACGTCAAATCTATTCCTTATGGAGTGCGACTGATTTGTAGATCCAACTGCGGCACCAGCACGACAACGAACGTGACTTATCAGGCACCATACGGCGAATTGGGTGCCATAGGTAGCATTTATATCGTCAGGAGCCCCATGAGTGGAATCGGTGACTATGAAATCAGAATTGTGGGCGTGACCGGCAAGATTATCCTTGCAAAAGCGGGGGGCTAA
- a CDS encoding glycosyltransferase family 4 protein gives MNPLRIGLFTDTFLPDQNGIVTSVCLLSDELRALGHRVDVVAPQFPEHLDRRADVRRVASVRYPLLPTYRLAWPTRKSFEQRYDVVHTHTPLTLGLAGARLARKWRVPHVATYHTHLEAYTHYVPGMTQLNRAVHFMPRVVGRLYGEADAVITPTAGTLDTLRQAGIEDAVVIPTSIDPAVLEAAPPIADPWPSGTRRLLTVGRLAREKRFDLVLDALAQLPGAHLVMLGEGPERAHLEDHAERLGISGRVTFVGVRPWTEIGAYYRLAELFVFASDTETQGLVLQEAQLMGVPVVAVGARGTLTGVQSGYSGYLVPPGDVAGLVGRSLELLSSPAEHQRFSRQAREFGGRTTPAGVARQVLAVYARVLGRSDLTLPGPGQGAAEEGDHPRNTPAYGR, from the coding sequence ATGAACCCTCTGAGAATCGGCCTGTTTACCGACACCTTCCTCCCCGACCAGAACGGCATCGTGACCAGCGTCTGCCTGCTGAGCGACGAGCTTCGCGCCCTGGGACACCGGGTGGACGTGGTCGCCCCGCAGTTTCCCGAGCATCTCGACCGCCGCGCCGACGTGCGCCGGGTGGCGAGTGTGCGTTATCCGCTGCTGCCGACCTACCGGCTGGCGTGGCCCACCCGCAAGTCCTTCGAGCAGCGCTACGACGTGGTCCACACCCACACGCCGCTGACTCTGGGCCTGGCCGGGGCGCGGCTGGCCCGCAAGTGGCGGGTGCCGCACGTGGCGACCTACCACACCCACCTGGAGGCCTACACCCACTACGTGCCGGGCATGACGCAGCTCAACCGCGCCGTGCATTTCATGCCCAGAGTCGTCGGGCGGCTCTACGGCGAGGCCGACGCCGTCATCACGCCGACGGCGGGCACCCTGGACACGCTGCGGCAGGCCGGAATCGAGGACGCGGTGGTGATTCCCACCAGCATCGACCCGGCGGTCCTGGAAGCTGCGCCGCCCATCGCCGACCCCTGGCCCTCCGGCACGCGCCGGCTGCTCACGGTGGGGCGGCTGGCCCGCGAAAAGCGCTTCGATCTGGTGCTCGACGCGCTCGCGCAGCTTCCCGGCGCCCACCTCGTGATGCTGGGAGAAGGCCCGGAACGTGCCCACCTCGAGGACCACGCCGAGCGGCTGGGGATCTCGGGGCGCGTCACCTTCGTGGGGGTGCGGCCCTGGACCGAAATCGGGGCGTACTACCGCCTCGCCGAGCTGTTCGTCTTCGCCTCGGACACCGAGACGCAGGGGCTGGTGCTGCAAGAAGCGCAGCTCATGGGTGTGCCGGTGGTCGCGGTGGGCGCCCGGGGCACCCTGACCGGCGTGCAGAGCGGCTACAGCGGCTATCTGGTGCCTCCCGGCGACGTGGCCGGGCTGGTGGGGCGGTCGCTGGAGCTGCTGAGCAGTCCCGCCGAGCACCAGCGTTTCTCCCGGCAGGCCCGCGAATTCGGGGGACGGACCACGCCCGCCGGGGTGGCGCGGCAGGTGCTGGCGGTGTACGCCCGCGTGCTGGGCCGGTCCGACCTTACTCTGCCGGGTCCTGGTCAGGGGGCGGCGGAGGAAGGCGATCATCCCCGAAATACCCCCGCGTATGGCCGGTGA
- a CDS encoding type II secretion system protein: MSQDESRLHRQLQEREQGLTIIELLVAIALLGILTAVLTATLTGSLSLNRQSQKQLDTTTQVQAIVENVRAAWKTQSNYDSACAPSVPVPTGYSVRFINLNSRAAPLNANGTLWQAPNPNPTNAGPPSNPVSLQAACTAATGASVGSGTALSVPALRRLVVQSGTAAADGSQVIGPQDFSLTLDVLRPQE, from the coding sequence GTGTCTCAGGATGAAAGTAGGTTGCACCGACAGTTACAGGAACGCGAACAGGGGCTGACGATCATTGAGCTTCTGGTCGCCATTGCTCTTCTAGGGATCCTGACTGCTGTTTTAACCGCTACCTTGACCGGATCACTCAGTCTTAACAGGCAGTCACAGAAACAGCTTGACACCACCACACAGGTTCAGGCCATTGTCGAAAACGTGCGCGCCGCTTGGAAGACGCAAAGCAATTATGACAGCGCTTGTGCGCCCAGCGTTCCAGTACCGACTGGGTACAGCGTCAGGTTCATCAACCTCAACTCGCGTGCTGCTCCACTCAATGCGAACGGCACCCTTTGGCAAGCTCCGAATCCCAATCCGACCAACGCAGGGCCACCAAGCAACCCAGTTTCTCTCCAGGCAGCTTGTACGGCAGCAACTGGTGCAAGTGTAGGAAGTGGGACGGCCCTATCGGTGCCTGCTCTTCGGCGTCTCGTGGTGCAATCGGGAACGGCCGCGGCAGACGGCTCGCAGGTCATTGGGCCGCAAGACTTCTCTTTGACTCTTGATGTACTGAGACCACAAGAATGA